The Corynebacterium vitaeruminis DSM 20294 genome window below encodes:
- the eno gene encoding phosphopyruvate hydratase, with protein sequence MADILHVFAREILDSRGNPTVEAEVFLDDGAHGIAGVPSGASTGVHEAHELRDGGDRYVGKGVLKAVANVNEEIADAVAGFEADDQRLIDNAMIALDGTENKSRLGANAILGVSIAVAKAAAESAGLPLYRYVGGPNAHILPVPMMNIVNGGAHADSGVDVQEFMIAPIGAESFSEALRMGAEVYHSLKSVIKSKGLSTGLGDEGGFAPSVDSTKAALDLIVEAIERAGLKPGKDVALALDVASSEFYKDGKYHFEGGEHTAEEMATVYEGLIAEYPIVSIEDPLQEDDWEGYTKLTAAIGDKVQIVGDDFFVTNPARLKEGIEKKAANALLVKVNQIGSLTETFDAVDLAHRNGYRTMMSHRSGETEDTTIADLAVALGCGQIKTGAPARSERVAKYNQLLRIEQELGEAAVYAGRSAFPRFNG encoded by the coding sequence GTGGCTGACATTCTGCACGTATTCGCACGCGAAATTCTCGATTCCCGCGGCAACCCGACCGTTGAGGCTGAGGTTTTCCTCGATGACGGCGCACACGGTATCGCAGGTGTTCCTTCCGGTGCCTCCACCGGTGTCCACGAGGCACACGAGCTGCGTGACGGCGGCGACCGCTACGTGGGCAAGGGCGTCCTCAAGGCCGTCGCTAACGTGAATGAGGAGATCGCCGACGCCGTCGCCGGTTTCGAGGCCGACGACCAGCGCCTCATCGACAACGCCATGATCGCCCTGGACGGCACCGAGAACAAGTCTCGCCTCGGCGCCAACGCGATCCTCGGCGTCTCCATCGCCGTCGCCAAGGCTGCGGCCGAGTCCGCTGGCCTGCCGCTGTACCGCTACGTCGGCGGCCCGAACGCCCACATCCTTCCGGTCCCGATGATGAACATCGTCAACGGTGGCGCCCACGCCGACTCCGGAGTCGACGTCCAGGAGTTCATGATCGCCCCGATCGGTGCGGAGTCCTTCTCCGAGGCACTGCGCATGGGTGCCGAGGTCTACCACTCCCTGAAGTCCGTCATCAAGTCCAAGGGCCTGTCCACCGGCCTCGGCGACGAGGGCGGCTTCGCACCGTCCGTCGACTCCACCAAGGCTGCCCTCGACCTCATCGTCGAGGCCATCGAGAGGGCCGGCCTGAAGCCGGGCAAGGACGTCGCCCTAGCACTCGACGTTGCCTCCTCCGAGTTCTACAAGGACGGCAAGTACCACTTCGAGGGCGGCGAGCACACCGCCGAGGAGATGGCCACGGTCTATGAGGGGCTTATCGCCGAGTACCCGATCGTCTCCATCGAGGACCCGCTGCAGGAGGACGACTGGGAGGGCTACACCAAGCTCACCGCCGCCATCGGCGACAAGGTCCAGATCGTCGGCGACGACTTCTTCGTCACCAACCCGGCCCGCCTCAAGGAGGGCATCGAGAAGAAGGCCGCTAACGCCCTGCTCGTGAAGGTGAACCAGATCGGCTCCCTGACCGAGACCTTCGACGCCGTCGACCTCGCTCACCGCAACGGCTACCGCACCATGATGTCCCACCGCTCCGGCGAGACCGAGGACACCACCATCGCCGATCTCGCAGTCGCCCTCGGCTGCGGCCAGATCAAGACCGGTGCTCCGGCCCGCTCCGAGCGCGTCGCCAAGTACAACCAGCTGCTGCGCATCGAGCAGGAGCTGGGCGAGGCAGCCGTCTACGCCGGCCGCTCCGCCTTCCCGCGCTTCAACGGCTAA
- a CDS encoding FtsB family cell division protein — MAKKSVPVANRTTAKRTVRVAVPRVRLSGRELAIVGIVLVVVIAIVGTPLRNYLQQRSEIQRLSAAISEKEAEKDRLQSEIDKYNSPAYVKEQARERLGVIDPGEVAYRVLGRSTESSSADSSVQDQASTKPWYETLWDSVSVAEITPQEMPSADSTNNLPIVPTPTP, encoded by the coding sequence ATGGCTAAGAAATCCGTCCCCGTCGCAAACCGCACCACCGCCAAGCGCACCGTGCGGGTCGCGGTCCCGCGCGTGCGGCTCAGCGGACGCGAGCTCGCCATCGTCGGCATCGTCCTGGTCGTGGTCATCGCGATCGTGGGCACCCCGCTGCGCAACTACCTCCAGCAGCGGTCGGAGATCCAGCGCCTGAGCGCTGCGATCAGCGAGAAGGAGGCGGAGAAGGACCGCCTGCAGTCGGAGATCGACAAGTACAACTCTCCCGCCTACGTCAAGGAGCAGGCGCGCGAGCGCCTCGGGGTCATCGACCCGGGCGAGGTGGCCTACCGCGTCCTCGGGCGGTCCACCGAAAGCTCGAGTGCTGATTCGAGCGTGCAGGATCAGGCGTCGACCAAACCGTGGTATGAGACCCTGTGGGACTCCGTCTCGGTCGCCGAGATCACCCCGCAGGAGATGCCTTCGGCGGACTCGACGAACAACCTGCCGATCGTTCCGACCCCGACGCCCTAA
- a CDS encoding DUF501 domain-containing protein, whose amino-acid sequence MSVSQADLDAVAEQLGRAPRGVLEISYRCPDGALGVVMTAPKLEDGTPFPTLYYLTDPRLTSEASRLEVAHVMKWMTGRLESDEELAADYRRAHDYYLAKRNALHDLGTDFSGGGMPDRVKCLHVLIGYALAEGPDHFRLGTEAVAMAADHGGLRGTAIPEDWPTCETLGIDLGEFDFSHAEVPGGAK is encoded by the coding sequence ATGAGTGTTTCGCAAGCAGACCTGGACGCCGTCGCCGAGCAGCTTGGCCGCGCGCCCCGAGGGGTCCTGGAGATCTCCTACCGATGCCCGGACGGCGCCCTTGGCGTGGTTATGACGGCGCCGAAGCTCGAGGACGGGACCCCGTTTCCCACGCTGTACTACTTGACGGACCCCCGCCTGACCTCCGAGGCCTCCCGCCTCGAGGTGGCCCACGTGATGAAGTGGATGACCGGCCGGCTCGAGTCCGACGAGGAGCTGGCCGCCGACTACCGCAGGGCGCATGACTATTACCTCGCCAAGCGCAACGCGCTGCACGACCTCGGCACCGACTTCTCCGGCGGCGGGATGCCCGACCGCGTGAAGTGCCTGCACGTGCTCATCGGCTACGCCCTCGCGGAGGGGCCCGACCACTTCCGGCTGGGCACGGAGGCCGTCGCCATGGCCGCCGACCACGGCGGGCTGCGCGGCACCGCCATCCCCGAGGACTGGCCCACCTGTGAGACGTTAGGCATCGATCTAGGCGAGTTCGACTTCAGCCACGCCGAGGTTCCGGGTGGTGCCAAGTGA
- a CDS encoding Ppx/GppA phosphatase family protein — protein sequence MTRLAAVDCGTNSIRLLIVEVNGQETREILRTMKIIRLGQGVDATGELDPAAIERARVALREYVDKMKREYVQDVRMVATSATRDASNKEDFFRMTGELLGEIVPGARAEVISGEEEARLSFRGAVADLPPEAGPFCVIDLGGGSTEFVVGTSDGEILGAHSAQMGCVRLTERIMRTDPPSRSEREIAEEYVAERIADVEKIVPVGKAQTFVGCAGTFTTLAALALGLEAYDARAIHDSRLRFAALKVLTNQLIEETSTQRAAHPVMHPGRADVIAGGSVVVNGIIDMIQRNTQVTDMVISEKDILDGIVAGLAEKL from the coding sequence GTGACTAGGCTCGCGGCCGTCGACTGCGGCACCAACTCCATTCGCCTGCTCATCGTGGAGGTCAACGGGCAGGAAACCCGCGAGATCCTGCGCACGATGAAGATCATCCGGCTTGGCCAAGGCGTCGACGCCACCGGCGAGCTTGACCCCGCGGCCATCGAGCGTGCCCGAGTGGCGCTGCGCGAGTACGTGGACAAGATGAAGCGTGAGTACGTTCAGGACGTGCGGATGGTGGCCACCTCGGCCACCCGCGATGCGAGCAACAAGGAGGACTTCTTCCGGATGACCGGCGAGCTGCTCGGCGAGATCGTGCCCGGCGCCCGCGCCGAGGTCATTTCTGGCGAGGAGGAGGCCAGGCTGTCGTTTAGGGGGGCGGTCGCAGACCTGCCGCCGGAGGCGGGCCCCTTTTGCGTCATCGACTTGGGCGGCGGCTCCACGGAGTTCGTCGTGGGAACCTCCGACGGGGAGATCCTCGGCGCCCACTCCGCCCAGATGGGCTGCGTGCGGCTGACGGAGCGCATCATGCGCACCGATCCGCCGTCCCGGTCCGAGCGGGAGATCGCCGAGGAGTACGTCGCCGAGCGCATCGCCGACGTGGAGAAGATCGTGCCGGTCGGCAAGGCGCAGACCTTCGTCGGCTGCGCGGGCACCTTCACCACGCTCGCGGCACTGGCGCTGGGGCTGGAGGCCTACGACGCGAGGGCCATCCACGATTCCAGGCTCCGCTTCGCGGCGCTGAAGGTGCTTACCAACCAGCTCATCGAGGAAACCTCGACCCAGCGCGCCGCCCACCCGGTCATGCACCCGGGGCGCGCGGACGTCATCGCCGGCGGCAGCGTGGTGGTCAACGGGATCATCGACATGATCCAGCGCAATACCCAGGTCACGGACATGGTTATTTCGGAAAAGGACATTCTCGACGGCATCGTCGCGGGCTTGGCGGAGAAGTTGTAG
- a CDS encoding YceI family protein, translated as MTTTPTASPTPAPEHHRRALAYSASVVVVLVAASLCFAWGLSRPSSSTSVGAQLRDRIAYFGIDSLDGTWNVGTGSYAGYQVDEVLKGVNSTVNGSTDAVTGQAVIDDSTLKSASVDVNLNDVHTSFKARDEYFSSQVVDTNLHPIASFRATEPVDLKELLVDTSDNMQQNSVDVDIPGELDLNGQVMPATAKATVIVTQQGMQVRGVVPMVWQDFGITPPDLNVVKVADSGELQFLLLLTR; from the coding sequence ATGACGACCACGCCCACCGCTTCACCAACGCCAGCGCCGGAACACCACCGGCGCGCGTTGGCGTACTCGGCGAGCGTGGTCGTTGTCTTGGTGGCCGCCTCGCTCTGTTTTGCCTGGGGGCTCAGCCGCCCTTCTTCGTCGACAAGCGTGGGCGCACAGCTACGAGACCGCATCGCGTATTTCGGTATTGATTCTTTGGACGGGACGTGGAACGTGGGCACGGGCTCGTACGCCGGGTACCAGGTCGACGAGGTGCTCAAGGGTGTGAACTCCACGGTCAACGGGAGCACCGACGCCGTGACTGGCCAGGCGGTGATCGATGATTCCACGCTGAAGTCGGCGTCGGTGGACGTCAACCTCAACGACGTGCACACGAGTTTCAAGGCGCGCGACGAATACTTCTCCTCGCAGGTCGTGGACACCAACCTCCATCCCATCGCGTCCTTTAGGGCGACCGAGCCCGTCGATCTCAAGGAGCTCTTGGTGGACACCTCAGACAACATGCAGCAGAACTCGGTGGACGTGGATATCCCGGGCGAGCTGGACCTCAACGGCCAGGTCATGCCTGCGACGGCAAAGGCGACCGTGATCGTCACCCAGCAGGGGATGCAGGTTAGGGGGGTCGTGCCCATGGTGTGGCAGGACTTTGGCATCACGCCGCCGGACCTCAACGTCGTCAAGGTGGCGGACTCCGGCGAGCTCCAGTTCCTCCTTCTCCTCACCCGCTAG
- a CDS encoding helix-turn-helix domain-containing protein, translating to MLLWCYEGTATVNAPDRVLSVMEGDLVIAPQGAFYTAGATICEMDFGRLPATVGTTTRRIHLGARWSERMVAEFARNKFGVRRLSDEVRALIDAPVTAPIMPKSEAAHHVSQRLVEHPSDQTPLLDFAAELGVSSRTIQRQFQSETGLVFSEWRAGLRVFVAASLIGSGMTSTEAAAIVGFGATSSLTRAFKRHTGRTPGAKVRAGGVPSGIPGMTVYARTDVDQVLWMAKGTATVTTDGFCRFVGRGETITLPSGTAMRVDVAAGSIAIPIPLAECEGVNDTMSALRASSRVPGTFSVMTALEECNSTN from the coding sequence ATGCTGCTGTGGTGCTACGAGGGAACGGCGACCGTTAACGCACCCGATCGCGTGCTGAGCGTCATGGAGGGCGACCTCGTCATCGCACCCCAGGGCGCCTTTTACACCGCAGGAGCGACCATCTGCGAGATGGACTTCGGGCGCCTCCCAGCCACGGTGGGCACCACGACGCGGCGGATTCACCTAGGCGCGCGCTGGTCAGAACGCATGGTAGCCGAGTTCGCCCGCAACAAGTTCGGCGTAAGGCGACTCAGCGACGAGGTGCGCGCGCTTATCGACGCCCCGGTCACCGCCCCCATCATGCCGAAGTCGGAAGCGGCGCACCACGTATCCCAGCGGCTCGTCGAGCATCCCTCGGACCAAACGCCGCTGCTGGACTTCGCGGCCGAGCTGGGCGTGAGCTCACGGACCATCCAGCGGCAGTTCCAGTCCGAGACCGGGCTCGTCTTCAGCGAATGGCGGGCGGGCCTGAGGGTGTTCGTGGCGGCGAGCCTCATCGGGAGCGGGATGACCAGCACCGAGGCGGCCGCCATCGTGGGGTTCGGTGCGACGAGCTCGCTCACGCGGGCGTTCAAGCGCCACACCGGGCGCACCCCCGGCGCCAAGGTCCGCGCCGGGGGCGTTCCGAGCGGGATCCCCGGCATGACCGTCTACGCACGCACGGACGTCGACCAGGTCTTGTGGATGGCCAAGGGTACCGCCACTGTCACCACGGACGGCTTCTGCCGGTTCGTGGGTAGGGGAGAGACCATCACCCTGCCGTCGGGGACCGCCATGCGGGTCGACGTGGCGGCGGGATCGATCGCCATCCCGATTCCGCTGGCCGAGTGCGAGGGAGTGAACGACACGATGAGCGCCCTGCGGGCGTCCTCGCGGGTACCGGGAACTTTTTCCGTGATGACGGCGTTGGAGGAGTGTAATTCGACAAATTAA
- a CDS encoding Bax inhibitor-1/YccA family protein, whose protein sequence is MRSSNPVLSSLTDSRRNAYRGAAQDPYAGYYNQVPVTTSERPMTVDDVVSKTGITLGVIIAFAVLNFSIAAFVSPGMSMMLSMVGAIGGFVMVLVSSFGKKYGSAPVTIAYAAFEGLFVGGISLLLSGFMVGKENAGALIGQAVLGTVGVFLGMLYVYKTGAVKVTPKFTRILTACMVGVLVLVAGNLVLSLFGLNTGLYSGGPIAIIFSLVCIGLAAMSFLQDFDVADRLIREGAPAKMAWGVALGLAVTLVWLYTEILRLLSYFQQR, encoded by the coding sequence ATGCGCAGTAGCAACCCCGTTCTTAGCTCGCTGACGGACTCCCGCCGCAACGCTTACCGCGGCGCCGCCCAGGACCCCTACGCTGGTTACTACAATCAGGTCCCCGTCACCACCTCCGAGCGCCCGATGACGGTGGACGATGTCGTCTCCAAGACGGGCATCACCCTGGGCGTCATCATCGCCTTCGCCGTGCTCAACTTCAGCATCGCCGCGTTCGTGAGCCCGGGCATGTCCATGATGCTCAGCATGGTCGGCGCCATCGGCGGCTTCGTCATGGTGCTCGTCTCCTCCTTCGGCAAGAAGTACGGCTCCGCGCCGGTCACGATCGCCTACGCGGCCTTCGAGGGCCTGTTCGTCGGCGGCATCTCCCTGCTGCTGTCCGGCTTCATGGTGGGCAAGGAGAACGCTGGTGCGCTCATCGGCCAGGCGGTGCTGGGCACCGTGGGCGTGTTCCTGGGCATGCTCTACGTGTACAAGACGGGCGCGGTGAAGGTCACCCCGAAGTTCACCCGCATCCTCACCGCCTGCATGGTCGGCGTGCTCGTGCTCGTCGCAGGCAACCTGGTCCTGTCCCTGTTCGGCCTGAACACCGGTCTGTACAGCGGCGGCCCGATCGCGATCATCTTCTCGCTGGTGTGCATCGGCCTGGCGGCGATGAGCTTCCTACAGGACTTCGACGTCGCCGACCGCCTCATCCGCGAGGGCGCGCCGGCCAAGATGGCCTGGGGCGTTGCGCTGGGTCTGGCCGTGACGCTGGTCTGGCTCTACACCGAGATCCTGCGCCTGCTCAGCTACTTCCAGCAGCGCTAG
- the greA gene encoding transcription elongation factor GreA — MADNQKQYITPETKAKLEEELNALIAHRPVVAAEINERREEGDLKENAGYDAAREMQDQEEARIKQISEILANSTTERAGIVEGVAHVGSVVHVYYNGDESDKETFLIGTRAAASDNKDLETYSEQSPLGAAIVGAQEGETREYTAPNGKVISVTVVSAEPYDSLKAATLRNA; from the coding sequence ATGGCTGACAACCAGAAGCAGTACATCACCCCGGAGACCAAGGCCAAGCTGGAGGAGGAGCTCAACGCCCTCATCGCCCACCGCCCCGTCGTCGCCGCCGAGATCAACGAGCGCCGCGAGGAGGGCGACCTCAAGGAGAACGCTGGCTACGACGCCGCCCGCGAGATGCAGGACCAGGAGGAGGCCCGCATCAAGCAGATCTCCGAGATCCTCGCCAACTCCACCACCGAGCGCGCCGGCATCGTCGAGGGCGTGGCCCACGTCGGCTCCGTCGTCCACGTCTACTACAACGGCGACGAGTCCGACAAGGAGACCTTCCTTATCGGTACCCGCGCCGCGGCGTCGGACAACAAGGACCTCGAGACCTACTCCGAGCAGTCCCCGCTCGGCGCCGCCATCGTCGGCGCCCAGGAGGGAGAGACCCGCGAGTACACCGCGCCGAACGGCAAGGTCATCAGCGTGACCGTCGTTTCCGCCGAGCCCTACGACTCCCTCAAGGCCGCCACCCTGCGCAACGCCTAA
- a CDS encoding DUF4307 domain-containing protein has product MTSPSQRQRYAKESSQSTWSGKLVAIFAVVIVIAFIVAGVKYVNSQVNKTISAKTATVEQVSGTIMRQWLDVTRKHTDRVSYCIVKAVDYDKNEVGRREVIIPAGGDKVQRIEVDITTTVPAASADVYGCSEDLPFYLSVPS; this is encoded by the coding sequence ATGACCTCTCCGTCTCAGCGCCAGCGCTACGCCAAGGAATCCTCGCAGTCGACGTGGTCGGGGAAGCTGGTCGCGATCTTCGCGGTGGTCATCGTCATCGCCTTCATCGTCGCGGGCGTGAAGTACGTCAACAGCCAGGTCAACAAGACCATCTCGGCAAAAACCGCCACCGTCGAGCAGGTCAGCGGCACCATCATGCGCCAGTGGCTAGACGTGACCCGCAAGCACACCGACCGCGTTTCCTACTGCATCGTCAAGGCGGTCGACTACGACAAGAACGAGGTCGGCCGCCGCGAGGTCATCATCCCCGCGGGCGGGGACAAGGTCCAGCGCATCGAGGTGGACATCACCACCACCGTCCCCGCGGCCTCGGCCGACGTGTACGGCTGCTCCGAGGACCTCCCCTTCTACCTCTCGGTTCCGTCCTAG
- the mca gene encoding mycothiol conjugate amidase Mca, with translation MSGLRLLAIHAHPDDESSKGAATMARYSHEGNRVMVLTCTGGERGDILNPAMDRPGVLENIGEVRKEEMAKAIKALGVEHKWLGYVDSGLPEGDPLPPLPEGCFALAPNEEVVPKIVEVIREFQPHVIITYDENGGYPHPDHLKVHEVSMIAWDKAGDASYHPEVGKPWTPLKLYYTHGFIRQRLQMFHDLLIQQGKESPYEDMLGRWKANQADTMARVTTQIYAERYFEQRDEALKAHATQIDPAGTFFATPVEVQRRLWPTEEFELARTRVATSLPEDDLFAGIDAAR, from the coding sequence ATGTCAGGACTTCGGCTGCTTGCCATCCACGCACACCCGGACGACGAGTCGAGCAAGGGCGCCGCGACGATGGCGCGCTACTCCCACGAGGGCAACCGCGTCATGGTGCTCACCTGCACCGGCGGCGAGAGGGGAGACATCCTTAACCCCGCCATGGACCGCCCCGGCGTCCTGGAGAACATTGGCGAGGTGCGCAAGGAGGAGATGGCCAAGGCCATCAAGGCGCTCGGCGTGGAGCACAAGTGGCTCGGCTACGTCGACTCGGGGCTGCCGGAGGGAGACCCGCTCCCGCCGCTGCCGGAGGGCTGCTTCGCGCTCGCCCCCAACGAGGAGGTCGTGCCCAAGATCGTGGAGGTGATCCGCGAGTTCCAGCCCCACGTGATCATCACCTACGACGAAAACGGTGGCTACCCGCACCCGGATCACCTGAAGGTGCACGAGGTGTCCATGATCGCCTGGGACAAGGCCGGGGACGCGAGCTACCACCCGGAGGTGGGAAAGCCTTGGACCCCGTTGAAGCTCTACTACACCCACGGCTTCATCCGCCAGCGCCTGCAGATGTTCCACGACCTGCTCATCCAGCAGGGCAAGGAGAGCCCCTACGAGGACATGTTGGGCCGCTGGAAGGCCAACCAGGCCGATACGATGGCGCGCGTGACCACGCAGATCTACGCCGAGCGCTACTTCGAGCAGCGCGACGAGGCGCTCAAGGCGCACGCCACGCAGATCGACCCGGCGGGCACCTTCTTCGCCACCCCGGTGGAGGTGCAGCGCCGCCTGTGGCCGACGGAGGAATTCGAGCTCGCGCGCACCCGGGTGGCCACCTCGCTGCCGGAGGATGACCTTTTCGCGGGCATCGACGCAGCGCGATAA
- a CDS encoding isoprenyl transferase: protein MAGITKKVKGLIKEAAYPFYERRLLEEIGHLRQPSHVAVMCDGNRRWAREAGFADVTHGHRVGAKKIGEFVRWCAPTDVELITVYLLSTENLGRSSDELQLLFDIIADVVDELSTAETNCRLRLVGHLDLLPDDFRQRLEQAAAHTDGHTGVEVNIAVGYGGRQEIVDAVRELIDAELGRGTKAEELAGKITVQSISEHLYTSGQPDPDLVIRTSGEQRLSGFLLWQSAYSEIWFTDTYWPAFRRLDFLRAMRDYSKRNRRFGK from the coding sequence ATGGCAGGAATCACGAAGAAGGTGAAAGGCCTCATCAAGGAGGCCGCGTATCCCTTCTACGAGCGTCGACTCCTCGAGGAGATCGGCCACCTGCGCCAGCCCAGCCACGTCGCGGTCATGTGCGACGGCAACCGGCGCTGGGCGAGGGAGGCGGGGTTCGCCGACGTCACCCACGGGCACCGGGTGGGGGCGAAGAAGATCGGCGAGTTCGTGCGCTGGTGCGCGCCGACCGACGTCGAGCTCATCACCGTCTACCTGCTGTCCACGGAGAACCTCGGGCGCTCGAGCGACGAGCTCCAGCTGCTGTTCGACATCATCGCCGACGTCGTCGACGAGCTCTCCACGGCGGAGACCAACTGTCGGCTCCGGCTGGTCGGGCACCTCGACCTGCTCCCGGATGACTTCCGCCAGCGCCTCGAGCAGGCGGCCGCGCACACCGACGGCCACACCGGCGTGGAGGTCAACATCGCGGTCGGCTACGGCGGCCGTCAGGAGATCGTCGACGCGGTGCGCGAGCTCATCGACGCCGAGCTGGGGCGCGGCACGAAGGCGGAGGAGCTGGCGGGAAAGATCACGGTGCAGTCGATCAGCGAGCACCTTTATACCTCCGGCCAGCCCGACCCGGACCTTGTGATCAGGACCTCAGGCGAGCAGCGGCTTTCGGGTTTCCTCTTGTGGCAATCGGCGTACTCTGAAATCTGGTTTACCGATACATATTGGCCAGCATTCAGGAGGCTCGACTTCCTGCGTGCCATGCGCGACTACTCGAAGCGCAATCGTAGATTTGGGAAGTAA
- a CDS encoding flavodoxin domain-containing protein yields the protein MHIRYRSEYGSTKQYAEELARLAGTTAEDLDVEVPDDGQPVVYMSFVHGPVHPAASKASESKNAKVAVVTVGMSPLDEAIKADHTGDMVPASVKRFYLPGRLEYSRISAAHKATLATLVSALRLKPRKTAVDRNLIDTYGKDTDRVDFSLLTPILEWGQS from the coding sequence ATGCACATTCGCTATCGCTCCGAATACGGATCCACCAAGCAATACGCGGAGGAGCTCGCCCGCCTGGCGGGAACCACCGCCGAGGATCTCGACGTCGAGGTTCCCGATGACGGCCAGCCCGTGGTGTACATGTCCTTCGTCCACGGCCCGGTCCACCCGGCCGCCAGCAAGGCGTCGGAAAGCAAAAATGCCAAGGTAGCGGTGGTGACGGTGGGCATGTCGCCGCTGGACGAGGCGATCAAGGCCGACCACACCGGCGACATGGTTCCGGCGAGCGTCAAGCGCTTCTACCTGCCCGGGCGGCTGGAGTACTCGCGCATCTCGGCCGCGCACAAGGCGACGCTCGCGACGCTGGTGTCGGCGCTGCGGCTCAAGCCGCGCAAGACCGCCGTCGACCGCAACCTCATCGATACCTACGGCAAGGACACCGACCGCGTGGACTTCTCGCTGCTGACCCCGATCCTGGAGTGGGGCCAGAGCTAG
- the coaA gene encoding type I pantothenate kinase: protein MARPNDSSPYLDFDRESWRQLRQSMPQVLTEEEVVALRGIGENIDLEEVAEVYLPLSRLIHLQVQARQELTAATETFLGDKISHIPFVIGVAGSVAVGKSTTARLLQVLLQRWDTHPRVDLVTTDGFLLPAAELNAKGIMSRKGYPESYDQRSLLRFVTDVKSGKSNVIAPVYSHTLYDRVPDQVITVNRPDILIVEGLNVLQTGPTLVISDLFDFSVYVDAKTEDIERWYIERFLQLRTSAFRAPGAHFSHYAELPDDDAVDEARMIWQTINLPNLVENILPTRVRASLVLAKGADHSVKRVRMRKI from the coding sequence ATGGCGCGCCCCAATGATTCCAGCCCGTACCTTGACTTCGACAGGGAAAGCTGGCGCCAACTTAGGCAGTCCATGCCGCAGGTCCTCACCGAAGAAGAGGTCGTGGCGCTGCGCGGTATCGGCGAGAACATCGACCTCGAAGAGGTCGCCGAGGTCTACCTCCCACTCTCGCGACTCATCCACCTCCAGGTCCAGGCTCGCCAGGAGCTGACCGCAGCGACCGAGACCTTCCTGGGTGACAAGATCTCCCACATCCCCTTCGTCATCGGGGTCGCGGGATCCGTGGCCGTGGGCAAGTCCACCACCGCCCGACTGCTCCAGGTGCTGCTCCAACGCTGGGACACCCACCCGCGGGTGGATCTGGTCACCACCGACGGCTTTCTCTTGCCCGCCGCCGAGCTCAACGCCAAGGGCATCATGAGCCGCAAGGGATATCCCGAAAGCTACGACCAGCGCTCACTCCTTCGGTTCGTCACCGACGTCAAGTCCGGCAAGTCCAACGTCATTGCGCCAGTCTACTCGCACACCCTCTACGACCGCGTCCCCGACCAGGTCATCACGGTCAACCGCCCCGACATCCTCATCGTCGAGGGCCTCAACGTCCTCCAGACCGGCCCCACCCTGGTCATTTCCGATCTGTTTGACTTTTCCGTCTATGTCGACGCGAAGACCGAGGACATCGAGCGCTGGTACATCGAGCGCTTCCTGCAGCTGCGAACCTCCGCCTTCCGCGCGCCCGGCGCCCACTTCTCCCACTACGCCGAGCTGCCCGACGACGACGCCGTCGACGAGGCGCGCATGATCTGGCAGACAATCAACCTGCCCAACCTGGTAGAAAACATCCTCCCCACCAGGGTGCGGGCGTCCCTGGTCCTAGCCAAGGGCGCCGATCACTCAGTAAAGAGGGTGCGGATGCGCAAAATCTAG